A genome region from Frankineae bacterium MT45 includes the following:
- a CDS encoding glutamate-1-semialdehyde 2,1-aminomutase, whose translation MTDAPISAQLFERAQRVIPGGVNSPVRAFKAVGGTPRFMVRGQGAYLTDADGRTYVDLVSSWGPMVLGHAHPAVVEAVREAAVTGLSFGAPTLGEVELAEEIINRVNAVGSGGALEQVRLVNSGTEATMSAIRLARGVTGRHKVVKFAGCYHGHVDALLAAAGSGVVTFAQPDTDGVTGAQTAETIVLPYNDLAAVEAAFAAGGADIACVITEAAAGNMGAVAPDPGFNAGLREITARHGALLISDEVMTGFRVSAAGWYGLDPVEADLFTFGKVMSGGLPAAAFGGKAAVMSHLAPSGSVYQAGTLSGNPVAVASGLTTLRNCTPEVYAKLDSAAEQIGRLASTALTDAGVVHRVQHAGSLFSIFFTDDPVRDFAGAQRAQNANPLIYKAYFHAMLDAGVYLPPSAFEAWFVSAAHDQNVIDRIAEALPIAAAAAAEASRSSA comes from the coding sequence GTGACCGACGCACCCATCTCCGCCCAGCTCTTCGAGCGTGCCCAGCGAGTAATCCCGGGCGGGGTGAACTCGCCGGTCCGTGCCTTCAAGGCCGTCGGCGGGACTCCGCGCTTCATGGTCAGGGGGCAGGGCGCCTACCTCACCGACGCCGACGGGCGCACCTACGTCGACCTGGTCTCCTCCTGGGGACCGATGGTGCTTGGCCATGCGCACCCGGCGGTGGTCGAGGCGGTCCGGGAGGCGGCCGTCACTGGCCTCTCCTTCGGAGCGCCGACGCTGGGTGAGGTAGAACTCGCCGAGGAGATCATCAACCGGGTCAATGCCGTGGGTTCGGGTGGCGCGCTGGAGCAGGTGCGGCTGGTGAACTCCGGCACCGAGGCGACGATGAGTGCGATCCGGCTGGCCCGTGGAGTGACCGGACGGCACAAGGTCGTGAAGTTCGCCGGCTGCTATCACGGACACGTCGACGCACTGCTGGCTGCGGCGGGATCCGGGGTCGTCACGTTCGCTCAGCCGGACACCGACGGCGTCACCGGCGCCCAGACGGCCGAGACGATCGTGCTCCCGTACAACGACCTCGCCGCGGTCGAGGCGGCCTTCGCCGCCGGCGGCGCGGACATCGCCTGTGTTATCACCGAGGCGGCGGCCGGCAACATGGGAGCGGTCGCCCCTGACCCTGGCTTCAACGCCGGGCTGCGGGAGATCACCGCACGCCACGGGGCGCTGCTCATCTCCGACGAGGTGATGACCGGATTCCGTGTATCGGCGGCCGGTTGGTACGGTCTGGACCCGGTCGAGGCCGACCTATTCACGTTCGGCAAGGTGATGAGCGGGGGACTGCCGGCAGCGGCGTTCGGCGGCAAGGCGGCCGTCATGTCGCACCTGGCTCCGAGCGGTTCGGTCTATCAGGCGGGGACGCTCTCGGGCAATCCGGTCGCGGTCGCCTCCGGACTGACTACCCTGCGCAACTGCACTCCGGAGGTCTACGCGAAGCTCGACTCGGCCGCCGAGCAGATCGGGCGCCTCGCCTCGACGGCACTGACCGACGCCGGTGTGGTGCATCGGGTGCAGCACGCCGGAAGCCTCTTCTCGATCTTCTTCACCGACGACCCCGTGCGCGACTTTGCCGGTGCGCAGCGCGCCCAGAACGCCAATCCCCTTATTTACAAGGCGTACTTTCACGCGATGCTGGACGCCGGGGTGTACCTCCCGCCGAGCGCCTTCGAAGCGTGGTTCGTCTCGGCCGCCCACGACCAGAATGTGATCGACCGGATCGCCGAGGCCCTCCCGATCGCCGCGGCCGCTGCCGCCGAAGCCTCGAGAAGCTCAGCGTGA
- a CDS encoding Acetyltransferase (GNAT) family protein produces the protein MEAGAPTEPPNEVVYVEPPRGYATAWVLAAFLIGGLAFDLVVGSGWAHILLWAAAFAIVVGADVLATRAAKTRRSLVVTTQEVRVGLDVIERSSIVGLAEEGTTTYRVLGRMVGEGSPRGFQDVILHLVDDSSIIVATRDPERLIDALRLRTGDEQPIRVVPEGDSDEVDEVIERSGALFTVAGHPLPPRGEAPDADFPELVTIGAGDPLVGVARVRVVDGRAHLSALAVLPAHMRQGIGSALLESACAWAAEQGFRAITLSTYSDVSWNAPFFATRGFIRAGKLSPGLESIRAAEAAAGFDRAGERVVMVRTLAPPVAE, from the coding sequence GTGGAGGCAGGCGCGCCCACGGAGCCTCCCAACGAGGTCGTCTACGTCGAGCCGCCTCGCGGCTACGCGACGGCCTGGGTGCTGGCCGCCTTCCTCATCGGTGGGCTGGCCTTCGACCTCGTCGTCGGGTCCGGCTGGGCCCACATCCTGCTCTGGGCGGCTGCCTTCGCGATCGTCGTCGGTGCGGACGTACTGGCAACCCGCGCCGCGAAGACCCGCCGGTCGTTGGTGGTGACCACGCAGGAGGTCCGCGTGGGCCTGGACGTTATCGAGCGATCGAGCATCGTCGGGTTGGCTGAAGAGGGCACCACCACCTACCGGGTTCTCGGACGGATGGTCGGCGAGGGTTCGCCGCGCGGGTTCCAGGATGTGATCCTGCACCTGGTCGACGACAGCAGCATCATCGTCGCCACCCGCGATCCGGAGCGTCTCATCGACGCGCTTCGCCTACGAACCGGCGACGAGCAGCCGATCCGGGTCGTGCCGGAGGGGGACTCGGACGAGGTCGACGAGGTCATCGAGCGATCCGGTGCACTCTTCACCGTCGCCGGTCACCCACTTCCCCCTCGCGGTGAGGCGCCCGACGCCGACTTCCCAGAGCTCGTGACCATTGGCGCCGGTGACCCACTGGTCGGCGTTGCCCGGGTACGGGTCGTCGACGGCCGAGCGCACCTCTCGGCCCTGGCCGTGCTCCCGGCCCACATGCGGCAGGGCATCGGCTCAGCGCTGCTGGAGAGCGCCTGCGCATGGGCGGCTGAGCAGGGTTTTCGGGCCATCACGCTCTCCACCTACAGTGACGTCTCCTGGAACGCCCCGTTCTTCGCCACCCGCGGCTTCATCCGGGCCGGCAAGCTGAGCCCCGGTCTGGAGTCCATCCGGGCGGCCGAGGCGGCGGCCGGCTTCGACCGGGCCGGGGAACGGGTGGTCATGGTGCGGACGCTCGCACCGCCGGTGGCAGAGTAG
- a CDS encoding porphobilinogen synthase, which translates to MTELPVLPGFPVFRPRRLRSTAALRRLTAETAVRPADLVLPMFVREDITEPVPISSMPGVLQHSQESLLKAAHDAVEAGVGGLMLFGVPTTKDGVGSGADDPDGVLNVAFRNLRAEFGDETVLMADLCLDEFTDHGHCGVLDEAGAVDNDATLLRYASMALAQARAGAHMLGTSGMMDGQVAAVRTALDAEGFADTAILAYAPKYASGFYGPFREAVDSSLQGDRMSYQQDNRRSTREALAEVAMDVAEGADMVMVKPALPYLDVLRVVADASPVPVAAYQVSGEYSMVEAAVERGWLERDRIMLETLTSIKRAGASTILTYWAVDAARLLR; encoded by the coding sequence GTGACTGAACTGCCGGTACTTCCTGGGTTTCCTGTCTTCCGACCGCGCCGTCTGCGCTCCACTGCCGCGCTGCGCCGGCTCACTGCGGAGACCGCGGTTCGCCCGGCCGACCTTGTTCTGCCGATGTTCGTCCGCGAAGACATCACCGAGCCGGTGCCGATCAGTTCGATGCCCGGCGTGCTGCAGCACAGCCAGGAGTCACTGCTCAAGGCCGCGCACGATGCGGTCGAGGCCGGCGTCGGTGGGCTGATGCTCTTCGGTGTCCCCACGACCAAGGACGGAGTCGGCTCCGGGGCCGACGACCCAGACGGCGTCCTCAACGTCGCGTTCCGGAACTTGCGGGCCGAGTTCGGCGACGAGACGGTGCTGATGGCTGACCTGTGCCTCGACGAGTTCACCGATCACGGGCACTGTGGCGTTCTCGACGAGGCGGGCGCGGTCGACAACGACGCGACGCTGCTGCGCTACGCGTCGATGGCTCTGGCCCAGGCGCGGGCCGGAGCGCACATGCTCGGCACCAGCGGCATGATGGACGGCCAGGTCGCCGCCGTGCGCACCGCCTTGGACGCCGAAGGTTTCGCCGACACTGCGATCCTGGCCTACGCACCGAAGTACGCCTCCGGCTTCTACGGCCCGTTCCGCGAGGCGGTCGACTCGTCGCTGCAGGGCGATCGGATGAGCTACCAGCAGGACAACCGGCGCTCGACCCGGGAGGCCCTGGCCGAGGTTGCGATGGACGTGGCCGAGGGCGCCGACATGGTGATGGTGAAGCCCGCGCTGCCCTACCTCGACGTTCTGCGGGTCGTCGCCGACGCATCCCCGGTGCCGGTGGCCGCCTACCAAGTGAGCGGCGAGTACTCGATGGTCGAGGCTGCCGTCGAGCGGGGCTGGCTGGAGCGGGACCGGATCATGCTCGAGACGCTCACCTCGATCAAGCGTGCCGGTGCCTCAACCATCCTCACCTACTGGGCGGTGGACGCCGCCCGTCTGCTGCGGTGA
- a CDS encoding diguanylate cyclase (GGDEF) domain-containing protein, with product MEASEASRKRLSRFDVLSWPVWQNSGKLLLLLGTVEFSVLIIALRLASGFHLSSHQALEFTALLGCALLFEEIERGVAHFLSRLRDTRYTDMTSVWIIAGVIVLRPLLVVVFITIFRIYLWIRQQRREGVPAYRRVFTWASHSLSALAAAGVLVFMPYYLQSSPHFFAVPILYALVALAYMTVNDITVGLAVFFSTGSRKPSELVGDFGEKMLEIATLCLGVLLGLACLRQPSMVIFAIPSALVLERASLVRKLEQDASTDAKTGLLNAPTWHRIGVRELGRAERERYPIAVLLLDLDHFKAVNDSYGHLVGDQAILAIADLLRHEMRDYDSIGRFGGEEFVALLPRASVHEAFSVAERVREQVRELRLDAAVPGRGPALSLSIGLACFPDHGATMDELLQAADTALYRAKNGGRNKVVVSSIGESGDEVVGRHVTGPMPPLF from the coding sequence ATGGAGGCGAGCGAGGCGTCGCGAAAGCGTCTGTCCCGCTTCGATGTGCTGTCTTGGCCCGTGTGGCAAAACTCTGGCAAGCTGCTACTTCTGCTCGGGACCGTCGAATTCTCGGTCCTTATTATCGCACTTCGCTTGGCCTCCGGTTTCCACCTTTCATCTCACCAGGCGCTGGAATTCACGGCATTGCTCGGGTGTGCGCTGCTTTTCGAAGAAATTGAGCGAGGTGTAGCCCACTTTCTCAGCCGCCTGAGAGACACGCGATACACCGACATGACCTCGGTATGGATCATCGCCGGAGTCATCGTTCTGAGGCCATTGCTGGTAGTGGTTTTCATCACAATCTTCCGAATCTATCTGTGGATTCGACAGCAGAGACGTGAAGGCGTGCCCGCCTACCGACGAGTTTTCACGTGGGCTTCACATTCATTGTCTGCCCTCGCAGCGGCGGGCGTCCTCGTGTTCATGCCGTACTACTTGCAGTCATCGCCGCATTTCTTTGCGGTACCTATTCTTTACGCGCTTGTTGCACTTGCGTACATGACGGTAAACGACATCACAGTTGGTCTGGCCGTCTTCTTTTCCACCGGCTCTCGAAAACCGTCGGAGCTTGTCGGAGACTTCGGCGAAAAAATGCTCGAGATCGCGACGCTCTGCTTAGGGGTTTTACTTGGGCTCGCGTGTCTTCGCCAGCCCTCAATGGTGATTTTCGCTATCCCGTCAGCTCTTGTACTCGAACGCGCGTCGCTCGTTCGCAAACTCGAACAAGATGCCTCAACAGATGCCAAGACCGGCCTGCTCAACGCGCCGACCTGGCACCGTATCGGCGTTCGGGAACTCGGACGCGCTGAGCGCGAGCGCTACCCGATCGCTGTGCTGCTGCTCGACCTCGATCACTTCAAAGCGGTCAACGACAGCTACGGACACCTCGTTGGCGATCAGGCAATCCTTGCCATCGCCGATCTGCTGCGGCACGAAATGCGCGACTACGACAGCATCGGTCGGTTTGGTGGCGAAGAGTTCGTCGCCCTCCTGCCGCGGGCAAGCGTGCATGAGGCGTTCTCGGTGGCTGAGCGCGTCCGCGAGCAGGTGCGCGAGCTCCGGCTGGACGCCGCTGTACCTGGCCGAGGGCCAGCGCTCTCCCTGTCCATTGGGCTCGCCTGCTTCCCTGATCATGGGGCGACGATGGATGAGCTACTTCAGGCCGCCGACACCGCGCTGTATCGCGCCAAGAACGGCGGGCGCAACAAGGTCGTCGTCAGCTCGATCGGTGAGTCGGGCGACGAGGTCGTCGGTCGCCACGTCACCGGCCCGATGCCGCCGCTCTTCTAG